Proteins encoded in a region of the Canis lupus familiaris isolate Mischka breed German Shepherd chromosome 1, alternate assembly UU_Cfam_GSD_1.0, whole genome shotgun sequence genome:
- the HSD17B3 gene encoding testosterone 17-beta-dehydrogenase 3 isoform X3, whose product MGQWAVITGAGDGIGKAYSFELARQGLNVVLISRTLKKLQATAAEIECATGSSVKIIQADFTKDNIYEYIGEKLKGLEIGILINNVGMLPNLLPSHFLDTADDIQSVIHCNITSVVKMTQLILKHMESRQKGLILNISSGVALFPWPLYSMYSASKAFVCTFSKALQAEYKRKGIIIQVLTPYAISTPMTRYLNTNMITKTADEFVKESLNYVTIGDETCGCFTHEILRIFLSLIPSWVLYSSTFQKKYKDYLKQNTGTI is encoded by the exons CTAGCAAGACAAGGACTCAATGTCGTGCTTATCAGCCGGACACTTAAAAAGCTACAGGCCACCGCTGCAGAGATTG AGTGCGCTACGGGGAGTAGTGTGAAGATTATACAAGCAGATTTTACCAAAGACAACATCTATGAGTATATTGGAGAAAAACTTAAAGGCTTAGAAATTGGAATTTTAA TCAACAACGTGGGGATGCTTCCAAACCTCCTCCCGAGCCACTTTCTTGATACAGCAGATGACATCCAG AGTGTCATCCATTGTAACATCACCTCGGTAGTGAAG ATGACACAGCTAATTCTGAAACACATGGAATCAAg gcAGAAAGGGCTTATCTTGAACATTTCTTCCGGGGTGGCCCTCTTTCCCTGGCCTCTGTACTCCATGTATTCAGCTTCCAAG GCTTTTGTGTGCACGTTTTCCAAGGCACTGCAAGCAGAATACAAAAGGAAAGGGATCATTATCCAG GTGTTGACCCCATACGCTATCTCAACCCCAATGACAAGGTACCTAAACACCAACATGATAACCAAGACTGCTGATGAGTTTGTAAAAGAATCACTGAATTATGTCACGATTGGAGATGAAACCTGTGGCTGCTTCACGCATGAAATCTTG CGGATCTTCCTGAGCCTGATCCCGTCATGGGTTTTGTACAGCAGCACGTTCCAGAAGAAATACAAGGACTACCTCAAGCAGAATACTGGCACTATATAG